The nucleotide sequence ACGGCGTCATCGCACACCACCATTTCGACCAGCGCCACGTTGGAGCACCCGGCATTGCACACGGCGGCGCGGTAGCGACCGTGATGGACGACCTTTTCGGCTTCTTGCTGTATTCGGTCGGCGAGCTCGCCGTGACGCGCCGTCTCGAGCTCGACTATCTTACGCCGGTACTGCTCGACAACCCGTACATCCTGCGCGCCGCAGTTCGGTCTCGCGAGGGCCGGAAATTGCACCTCACGTCCACGATGGAGGATGCAGGGGGCCGCAGTGTTATTACTGCTACTGCCCTGTTCATCGTGGTCGAGGTTGAACACTTTTTGAAGTCGCAGAAGAACCCGAGAACTTAGGCTTGACTCACCGTGACGAGCTCCAGGTCCGAATCCGAGTCGGGTATGCCGACGGAACGCTGAAGAAGCTGAACGCCACGCCCGAAGAGGGCGCGAGGCGGCGGACACCGTGCATCGCCAGTCATCTTGCACGAGTCAATTAAGAGACACTGCTAACGTCGCCGGAACTTTGTCGGCGAGTGGCCGGTCCAGTGCTTGAAGGCGTGTGAAAAGCTGGCGAGGTCGCTGTATCCGAGGTCCTTGGCAATCTCGCTTGTGGACATAGATCCGTCGAGCAAGCGAAGAATCGCGTACTCACGAATGATCGACTGGCGCAGACCGCGATAGGTCACCCCTTCCTCAGCGAGGCGCCGTTTAAGAGTGCTCGTAGAGATGGAGAGTTCTTCTGCAATCCATTGACTCCCACAGTTCGCGGGGCGCTTTTCCATCAGACGTCTCACCTTATCCGAGTACGAAGTACTGTCACTTCGCTCGTCAAGCCCTCGCTGCAAGTCGCTGACCGCGAGACGATACGCCACGGGGTCCGAGAATCGGCAGACGTCATTGACCGCGTCGATGGGGAGATGGAGGATCGACACTGGAGCGTTAAATACCAGGTGATTAGCTAACCAACCCTGATCGGCGGGCAGGCCTTTTGGAGCGGCCCAGCTGAGTGAGAGTGTGATGTTCGGCGCATCGTTAACGAGCATATGTAGCAGCCTCAGTAGGACTGCGCCACAGTAGGTGACCACTAGGGAGTCCAGAGTACGATCGCCTGTCTGCCCATTGAGCGCAACAGACACTCCGTGTTCACTTGAGTAGAACTGCGCACTCAGGGCTGGGGTTATTAGCGGCAGATAGGCGAGCAATTCCAATATCTCGCCCGCAGAGCCTGCGCTCACGAGTGGGACGCTCAGCGGCCCGAAGGATGTCAGATGAGCATGTTGGGCGAAAGCCAAACCGAGGGTTGTTGCTTGGTCAACGTCGAGATCGGGCAAGGCCTCCCTAATCCACCGCAGGGGAACCTGGGCGTTGATGGCGAGAAGTGACTCGACGTCGGTTCGCTCACGATCCATGATCTCGCGGAACCGTGCGACGGCGTCTTGCTCCAGAACTGGGCTCTCAAGAAACTGCGCGAACACCAGCGGTGGCACGCCCTCGCGATCAAGATTCATCGCCCCCGCCTCCTGAGCCAAACTAACAAGCTTCTGCCCTCAATCAACCTAGCCACAGTCGTCGTTGTTAGCAATGCTGTGAGCAGCTACTACCCGAACAACCACGCAGGAGCCAGGGATGACAGTCGTAACCTTCGTCTCACATGAGGGAGAGAAGCACGTGGTGCCCTTGGAGGAGGGGCAGTCACTCATGCGGATCGCCGTCAACAACGCGGTGCCCGGGATTGACGCTGACTGCGGAGGCGAAGCCGCGTGCGGCACGTGTCATGTCATCGTTGATCCGCAGTGGTCCGAACAGGTCGGCCGCTCGGGAGCAAGTGAAGAGGAGATGCTCGCAATGAACCCGGAAAGGCTGCCGACCTCTCGGCTGTCGTGCCAGATGACCGCGTCCGCGGATTGGGACGGCCTGGTCGTCCAGGTGCCAGAGTTCCA is from Hoyosella subflava DQS3-9A1 and encodes:
- a CDS encoding PaaI family thioesterase; this encodes MDEFRDTAGEPVGADIDTWVRSFTRKESDSSELPPHHPNCLGCGPENPNGHFLSVRRDGDGVIAHHHFDQRHVGAPGIAHGGAVATVMDDLFGFLLYSVGELAVTRRLELDYLTPVLLDNPYILRAAVRSREGRKLHLTSTMEDAGGRSVITATALFIVVEVEHFLKSQKNPRT
- a CDS encoding helix-turn-helix domain-containing protein; protein product: MNLDREGVPPLVFAQFLESPVLEQDAVARFREIMDRERTDVESLLAINAQVPLRWIREALPDLDVDQATTLGLAFAQHAHLTSFGPLSVPLVSAGSAGEILELLAYLPLITPALSAQFYSSEHGVSVALNGQTGDRTLDSLVVTYCGAVLLRLLHMLVNDAPNITLSLSWAAPKGLPADQGWLANHLVFNAPVSILHLPIDAVNDVCRFSDPVAYRLAVSDLQRGLDERSDSTSYSDKVRRLMEKRPANCGSQWIAEELSISTSTLKRRLAEEGVTYRGLRQSIIREYAILRLLDGSMSTSEIAKDLGYSDLASFSHAFKHWTGHSPTKFRRR
- a CDS encoding 2Fe-2S iron-sulfur cluster-binding protein yields the protein MTVVTFVSHEGEKHVVPLEEGQSLMRIAVNNAVPGIDADCGGEAACGTCHVIVDPQWSEQVGRSGASEEEMLAMNPERLPTSRLSCQMTASADWDGLVVQVPEFQM